One genomic window of Halolamina sediminis includes the following:
- a CDS encoding prenyltransferase translates to MLRYLLTLSRPRFWLYTAGPVVVGVAYAATGVGDLLAVLPAVLFLYFLLPANVYLYGVNDRFDREIDAENPKKSAGPEARWRDSSAVTAVVAFSGVLGLALFPLTPRVAWPYLAGFFALATAYSAPPLRFKARPWLDSLSNGLYLLPGAAAYAAIAGAHPPVAALVGGWLWTMAMHTYSAIPDIEPDRAAGIETTATVLGETRTYLYCGGCWTLAAIAFGLLDPRLGVLLGVYPLFLLATVGVGVDVDRAYWWFPVVNGVVGMVLTLGALFAMRGWIA, encoded by the coding sequence ATGCTGCGCTACCTGCTGACGCTGTCGCGCCCGCGGTTCTGGCTGTACACCGCCGGGCCCGTCGTCGTCGGCGTCGCCTACGCCGCCACGGGAGTGGGGGATCTGCTCGCCGTCCTCCCTGCCGTTCTCTTCCTCTACTTCCTGCTGCCCGCCAACGTCTACCTCTACGGCGTCAACGACCGCTTCGACCGCGAGATCGACGCCGAGAACCCCAAGAAATCGGCGGGCCCGGAGGCGCGCTGGCGTGATTCCTCGGCAGTCACGGCAGTCGTCGCGTTCTCGGGGGTTCTGGGGCTCGCGCTGTTCCCGCTCACGCCCCGGGTCGCGTGGCCCTACCTCGCCGGCTTCTTCGCGCTCGCGACCGCCTACAGCGCGCCGCCGCTGCGGTTCAAAGCCCGCCCGTGGCTCGACTCGCTCTCGAACGGGCTCTACCTGCTCCCGGGCGCGGCCGCCTACGCCGCGATCGCGGGCGCACACCCGCCCGTCGCGGCGCTCGTCGGCGGCTGGCTCTGGACCATGGCGATGCACACCTACTCCGCGATCCCCGACATCGAGCCCGACCGTGCCGCGGGGATCGAGACGACGGCGACTGTGCTGGGTGAGACTCGGACGTACCTCTACTGCGGGGGCTGCTGGACGCTCGCCGCGATCGCGTTCGGCCTGCTCGACCCGCGGCTGGGAGTGCTGCTCGGGGTCTACCCACTCTTCCTGCTCGCGACCGTCGGTGTCGGCGTCGACGTCGATCGGGCGTACTGGTGGTTCCCAGTCGTCAACGGCGTCGTGGGGATGGTGCTGACTCTCGGCGCGCTGTTCGCGATGCGGGGGTGGATCGCGTGA
- the cruF gene encoding bisanhydrobacterioruberin hydratase, with translation MSVAAWLPDDPADRRSWEAALSELIREHRFTIAVVFPAVGAVSLIASAEGWLPEPLVFNPLFVLAGVIVMRSPLIVGVLPVVDRRAALGVAALAAYSYAIEIVGVTTGWPYGQFEYGVSLGPMLGGVPVALPVFFLPLVANAYLLCLLLLGRLADRALPRLLSVIALVLAMDVVLDPGAVALGFWTYGGGVFYGVPLSNYAGWVLSATVAVVVFDATFDRTALGARLEACEFALDDMVSFVLLWGGVNAVYGNWLPVLVAAVIGTGLLRTDRFDAGMVPGLGRRR, from the coding sequence GTGAGCGTCGCCGCGTGGCTGCCCGACGATCCCGCCGACCGCCGGTCGTGGGAGGCGGCGCTGTCGGAACTGATCCGCGAGCACCGCTTCACGATCGCGGTCGTCTTTCCGGCGGTCGGCGCCGTCTCGCTGATCGCGAGCGCGGAGGGGTGGCTCCCCGAGCCGCTGGTGTTCAACCCCCTGTTCGTGCTGGCGGGCGTGATCGTGATGCGCTCGCCGCTGATCGTCGGCGTGCTCCCGGTCGTCGACCGCCGGGCGGCGCTCGGTGTGGCCGCGCTGGCGGCGTACAGCTACGCCATCGAGATCGTCGGCGTCACGACGGGCTGGCCGTACGGCCAGTTCGAGTACGGCGTCTCGCTCGGGCCGATGCTCGGCGGCGTTCCCGTCGCCCTCCCGGTCTTCTTCCTCCCGCTGGTCGCGAACGCGTACCTGCTCTGTCTGCTCCTGCTGGGCAGGCTCGCGGATCGTGCGCTCCCCAGACTGCTCTCGGTGATCGCACTCGTACTGGCGATGGACGTGGTGCTCGACCCCGGTGCGGTCGCGCTGGGGTTCTGGACGTACGGGGGCGGCGTCTTCTACGGCGTCCCGCTGTCGAACTACGCGGGCTGGGTGCTCTCGGCGACGGTCGCGGTGGTCGTCTTCGACGCGACGTTCGACCGGACCGCGCTGGGTGCGCGGCTGGAGGCCTGTGAGTTCGCGCTGGACGACATGGTGAGCTTCGTCCTCCTGTGGGGCGGCGTGAACGCGGTCTACGGGAACTGGCTGCCCGTGCTCGTCGCCGCGGTCATCGGCACCGGGCTACTCCGGACCGATCGGTTCGACGCGGGGATGGTGCCGGGATTGGGTCGCCGTCGGTAG
- a CDS encoding HNH endonuclease signature motif containing protein, with amino-acid sequence MEHPHPEIDRGERYEQADIEALFDTGFGYRVSGINVRNDDDGDRYVLLFAREGGPYDDDVSAGTFTYVGEGLPDKGDQSPETLGNAALIEAESDPVPIYFFYKPRDEPGWEYRGQVAVEGHETVYDEDGEREVLEFELRQENERATEPGIDAPAAPFEPEDTAGRTVTQTRAGVRVSESFKQSVYDRFDGRCAVTDIDHRSLLTVSHVLPRSERPEIAEDPRNALLLNWTHHFAFDAALWTFDEAGRLWVNPEYDPDDRWMGESLHARHGERIEGLRDAGVADEYLGTRNESLNWWPPS; translated from the coding sequence ATGGAGCATCCCCACCCGGAGATCGACCGCGGCGAGCGCTACGAACAGGCCGACATCGAAGCGCTGTTCGACACCGGCTTCGGCTATCGCGTCTCGGGCATCAACGTCCGGAACGACGACGACGGGGACCGCTACGTGCTGCTGTTCGCCCGCGAGGGCGGCCCCTACGACGACGATGTCTCCGCGGGGACGTTCACCTACGTCGGCGAGGGGCTGCCCGACAAGGGCGACCAGTCGCCGGAGACGTTGGGGAACGCGGCACTGATCGAGGCTGAGAGCGACCCCGTACCGATCTACTTCTTCTACAAACCCCGCGACGAGCCGGGGTGGGAGTACCGCGGACAGGTCGCCGTCGAGGGACACGAGACGGTGTACGACGAGGACGGCGAACGCGAGGTGCTTGAGTTCGAACTGCGACAGGAGAACGAACGAGCCACAGAACCCGGCATTGACGCCCCGGCGGCGCCGTTCGAGCCCGAGGACACCGCCGGCCGCACGGTCACGCAGACTCGTGCCGGGGTTCGCGTCTCGGAGTCGTTCAAACAGTCGGTGTACGACCGGTTTGACGGCCGCTGTGCGGTCACCGATATCGACCACCGCAGCCTCCTGACCGTCTCACACGTCCTCCCCCGGAGCGAGCGTCCGGAGATCGCCGAGGACCCGAGAAATGCGCTACTGTTGAACTGGACCCACCACTTCGCGTTCGACGCGGCGCTGTGGACGTTCGACGAGGCCGGACGGCTGTGGGTGAACCCCGAGTACGACCCCGACGACCGTTGGATGGGAGAGAGCCTGCACGCGCGCCACGGCGAACGGATCGAGGGACTCAGGGACGCCGGCGTGGCCGACGAGTATCTCGGGACTAGGAACGAGTCGCTGAACTGGTGGCCGCCGAGCTAG
- a CDS encoding phytoene/squalene synthase family protein has product MVEQRQLARSKQIHRETGKTFYVATRFLPERVRHPTYVLYAFFRVADEVVDGDNDLTPEQRAERLESFRRAALGEEPADDPVLAAFSEIREEHEIPESDVNTFVDAMATDVEKARYESYDELRAYMDGSAAAVGRMMTAVMAPDRADEALPAATALGEAFQLTNFVRDVREDVVERDRIYLPAETLEAHGSSHEQIARLEFDGNVAGAVQAELSRAEALYRDGVAGIELLPEDCQFPVLLAAVLYADHHRLIRKLDYDVVSTTPSLSTPRKLWLAARTRIAWQRNPDPLAVFRSVSAIPSDESGHRLHRLTGRLPVP; this is encoded by the coding sequence ATGGTCGAACAACGACAGCTCGCCCGGAGCAAGCAGATCCACCGAGAGACGGGCAAAACGTTCTACGTCGCGACGCGGTTCCTCCCCGAACGAGTGCGCCACCCCACGTACGTACTGTACGCCTTCTTCCGCGTCGCCGACGAGGTGGTCGACGGCGACAACGACCTCACACCCGAGCAGCGGGCCGAACGGTTGGAGTCGTTCCGCCGGGCAGCGCTGGGCGAGGAGCCGGCCGACGACCCCGTGCTCGCAGCGTTCTCGGAGATCCGCGAGGAGCACGAGATCCCCGAGTCGGACGTGAACACGTTCGTCGACGCCATGGCGACCGACGTGGAGAAGGCCCGCTACGAGAGCTACGACGAGCTCCGGGCGTACATGGACGGCTCCGCGGCCGCCGTCGGGCGGATGATGACCGCGGTGATGGCGCCCGACCGCGCCGACGAGGCGCTCCCCGCGGCGACCGCGCTCGGCGAGGCGTTCCAGCTCACCAACTTCGTCCGGGACGTGCGCGAGGACGTGGTCGAGCGCGACCGCATCTACCTCCCCGCCGAGACGCTCGAAGCGCACGGGTCGAGCCACGAGCAGATCGCCCGGCTGGAGTTCGACGGGAACGTCGCCGGCGCGGTGCAGGCCGAGCTCTCGCGGGCGGAAGCGCTGTACCGCGACGGCGTCGCCGGTATCGAGCTACTCCCGGAGGACTGCCAGTTCCCGGTGCTGCTCGCGGCGGTGCTGTACGCCGACCACCACCGGCTCATCCGGAAACTCGACTACGATGTGGTGTCGACGACGCCCTCGCTGTCGACCCCCCGGAAGCTCTGGCTCGCCGCCCGGACCCGGATCGCGTGGCAGCGAAACCCCGATCCACTCGCCGTGTTCCGCTCGGTGAGCGCGATCCCCAGCGACGAGAGCGGTCACCGGCTCCACCGGCTGACCGGGCGGCTGCCGGTGCCCTAG
- a CDS encoding HVO_2523 family zinc finger protein → MSDAEESTAPGRPCPHCGETMVHRHCEYVCPRHGVVFDCADTFY, encoded by the coding sequence GTGAGCGACGCCGAGGAGTCCACGGCGCCCGGCCGACCCTGCCCACACTGCGGGGAGACGATGGTTCACCGCCACTGTGAGTACGTCTGCCCCCGGCACGGGGTCGTGTTCGACTGTGCGGACACCTTCTACTAA
- a CDS encoding molybdopterin-dependent oxidoreductase — protein sequence MDRPSREQSIEAAIGVLAGVAAVAGSLLAAGDTPAFVGASAATLLRDASPGFVAVEVRGLGEAAQPLLVAVTGLILIALYAAATAFARRSVDGGATAGVTTLALVGGGTLLLTGSLASAIGGGIAAMVVVLAASRPLGSRRSAGGSPGRRRLLQAGAATLGALAASTVRLGGGSDGAGSPDPPDPAAQSLLSVAAERSLSLPNADGLVSDGFYTVDIATVDPTISPADWELTVTGEVPEERSFTLSELRAFDAERRFVTLRCVSDPLNGEKIDTALWDGVPVSTVLEAVDAPESCCVTLHAADDYFVSFPREALDSGLLAWGMNGRPLPRSHGAPLRTLVPGHWGETNAKWLTEIEIREEPEDGYWEQRGWEGTGEVNTVAKLHSTTVRDGTVRVGGHAYAGTRGIDAVQVSTDGGDSWTEATLSDPLPGAVPLDAEDPDPDGAAADAWRMWEHEYDADGRHEVVVRAIDGEGERQTEDREGVRPSGATGWVSETVRP from the coding sequence ATGGACCGTCCGAGCCGGGAACAGTCGATCGAGGCCGCTATCGGCGTGCTCGCGGGGGTCGCCGCCGTCGCCGGATCGCTGCTCGCCGCCGGCGACACGCCCGCGTTCGTCGGCGCCAGCGCGGCAACACTCCTCCGCGACGCGAGCCCGGGGTTCGTCGCGGTCGAGGTCAGAGGCCTCGGCGAGGCGGCGCAGCCGCTACTGGTGGCGGTCACCGGGCTGATCCTGATCGCACTCTACGCGGCGGCGACGGCGTTCGCTCGGCGATCCGTCGACGGCGGCGCTACAGCAGGGGTGACGACGCTCGCGCTCGTCGGCGGAGGGACGCTACTACTCACGGGTAGCCTCGCGAGCGCGATCGGTGGGGGCATCGCGGCGATGGTCGTCGTGCTCGCCGCCTCGCGCCCGCTCGGATCGCGGCGGTCCGCCGGGGGGTCGCCGGGACGCCGCCGCCTGCTGCAGGCCGGCGCCGCCACGCTCGGCGCGCTCGCGGCGAGTACGGTTCGACTCGGCGGTGGATCGGACGGGGCGGGCAGCCCCGACCCGCCGGATCCGGCCGCCCAGTCGCTGCTCTCGGTCGCGGCGGAGCGCTCGCTCTCGCTGCCGAACGCCGACGGGCTGGTGTCCGATGGGTTCTACACCGTCGACATCGCGACCGTCGATCCGACGATCTCACCCGCGGATTGGGAGCTCACCGTCACCGGCGAGGTGCCCGAGGAGCGGTCGTTCACGCTCTCGGAGCTGCGGGCGTTCGACGCCGAGCGGCGGTTCGTCACGCTGCGTTGCGTGAGCGACCCGTTGAACGGCGAGAAGATCGACACCGCACTCTGGGACGGCGTCCCCGTCTCGACGGTGTTGGAAGCGGTCGACGCCCCCGAGAGCTGCTGTGTCACGCTCCACGCCGCCGACGACTACTTCGTCTCGTTCCCGCGGGAAGCGCTCGATTCGGGGTTGCTCGCGTGGGGGATGAACGGCCGTCCCCTCCCCCGAAGCCACGGTGCTCCCCTGCGGACGCTCGTGCCGGGGCACTGGGGCGAGACGAACGCCAAGTGGCTCACCGAGATCGAGATCCGCGAGGAGCCCGAGGACGGCTACTGGGAGCAGCGCGGCTGGGAGGGGACGGGCGAGGTGAACACCGTCGCGAAGCTCCACAGCACCACCGTTCGCGACGGGACGGTCCGCGTCGGCGGGCACGCCTACGCCGGCACGCGCGGGATCGACGCCGTCCAGGTGTCGACCGACGGCGGCGACAGCTGGACCGAGGCGACGCTCTCGGACCCGCTCCCGGGTGCGGTACCCCTCGATGCCGAGGATCCCGACCCCGACGGTGCCGCCGCCGACGCGTGGCGGATGTGGGAGCACGAGTACGACGCCGACGGGCGACACGAGGTGGTGGTCCGGGCGATCGACGGCGAGGGCGAGCGACAGACCGAGGACCGGGAGGGGGTCCGCCCCTCGGGTGCGACGGGCTGGGTGAGCGAGACAGTCCGGCCGTAA